In Devosia chinhatensis, the following are encoded in one genomic region:
- a CDS encoding BolA family protein produces the protein MPMDANEIERRIKTALPDATIEIRDLAGDGDHYAATVISEAFRGKSRVQQHQLVYAALQGDMGGALHALALQTNVPD, from the coding sequence ATGCCCATGGACGCCAATGAAATCGAGCGCCGCATCAAGACTGCCCTGCCCGATGCCACGATCGAAATCCGCGACCTTGCCGGCGATGGTGACCATTACGCAGCAACCGTGATTTCGGAGGCGTTCCGCGGCAAGTCCCGCGTGCAACAGCATCAGCTGGTCTATGCAGCCCTGCAGGGTGACATGGGTGGCGCCTTGCACGCCCTGGCACTGCAAACCAACGTGCCCGACTGA
- a CDS encoding Pr6Pr family membrane protein, which produces MSGRRALTWLGLLLGAAGLTLQFTISMQALMAGGRDLPGALGHFFSYYTILNNIAVVLVYLSAATSWGWLSPFRGPLVRGIVTANIALVGLYVFFVLRFLQTLDGAFLVADTILHYIAPVLYVAWWAITQRHGSLRWSSLPMMLVPTLVYFVYAMARGAWVQEYPYPILNAVRLGYGQVGINAIYMSLFLAVLAALVIAADMLLARTSRTVTQ; this is translated from the coding sequence ATGAGCGGGCGCCGCGCGCTGACCTGGCTGGGTCTGCTGCTCGGCGCGGCGGGCTTGACGCTGCAATTCACCATCTCCATGCAAGCCCTGATGGCTGGTGGACGGGATCTGCCCGGGGCGCTCGGCCATTTCTTCTCGTATTACACGATCCTCAACAACATTGCGGTGGTCCTGGTCTATCTTTCGGCCGCAACGTCATGGGGCTGGCTGTCGCCGTTCCGCGGCCCGCTGGTGCGCGGCATCGTAACCGCCAATATCGCGCTGGTGGGGCTTTATGTATTCTTCGTGCTGCGCTTCCTGCAAACGCTGGATGGCGCGTTCCTCGTTGCGGATACGATCCTGCATTACATCGCCCCTGTGCTCTATGTAGCCTGGTGGGCGATCACCCAGCGCCACGGATCGCTGCGATGGTCCAGCCTGCCAATGATGCTGGTCCCGACACTGGTCTATTTCGTCTATGCCATGGCCCGTGGAGCCTGGGTGCAGGAATATCCCTATCCTATCCTCAACGCCGTCCGGCTCGGCTACGGCCAGGTCGGCATCAACGCCATCTATATGAGCCTCTTTCTAGCCGTGCTGGCGGCTCTCGTCATCGCAGCCGACATGCTTCTTGCCCGAACGTCCCGGACAGTTACCCAATGA
- the purS gene encoding phosphoribosylformylglycinamidine synthase subunit PurS: protein MKARVIVTLKTGVLDPQGQAIEGSLASLGFGGVNSVRQGKVFDLEIHGTDTESARSQISAMCEKLLANTVIENYAIEISN from the coding sequence ATGAAGGCGCGCGTCATCGTCACCCTCAAGACCGGCGTTCTCGATCCTCAGGGCCAGGCCATCGAAGGCTCCCTGGCAAGCCTCGGATTCGGCGGCGTTAACAGTGTTCGGCAGGGCAAGGTTTTTGATCTAGAAATCCACGGAACCGACACGGAATCCGCGCGTTCACAGATCAGTGCGATGTGCGAAAAGCTGCTCGCGAACACCGTGATCGAAAACTACGCGATCGAAATTTCAAATTAA
- a CDS encoding DUF6665 family protein — protein MAGLRDSLDLIRIVRPEAGTAALDHEINAERANSVNAAEARVKKAIAALNAAAEREPYLSEARDAVWSYFVQREIIGFRRHQDVILDLAIPQDVLNGLGAMGAKSK, from the coding sequence ATGGCTGGGCTGCGCGACTCGCTCGATCTAATCCGCATAGTCCGGCCCGAAGCCGGCACTGCAGCGCTTGACCATGAGATCAATGCCGAGCGCGCCAATTCCGTCAATGCCGCGGAAGCACGCGTCAAGAAAGCCATTGCTGCGCTCAATGCCGCCGCTGAGCGCGAGCCCTATCTGTCCGAAGCTCGTGACGCCGTTTGGTCCTATTTCGTCCAGCGCGAGATCATCGGCTTCCGGCGACATCAGGACGTCATCCTGGACTTGGCAATTCCACAGGATGTCCTGAACGGGCTGGGCGCAATGGGAGCCAAATCCAAGTGA
- the grxD gene encoding Grx4 family monothiol glutaredoxin: MTDINAFIDDKVKNNDVFLFMKGTPDFPQCGFSGQVVQILNYLGVEFDSANVLESEELRDGIKAYTNWPTIPQLYVKGEFIGGADIAREMFQSGELKTQLEQAGIAVKQSA, translated from the coding sequence ATGACCGACATCAATGCCTTCATCGACGACAAGGTAAAGAACAACGACGTGTTCCTATTCATGAAGGGCACGCCTGATTTTCCGCAATGCGGCTTCTCAGGCCAGGTCGTCCAGATCCTCAACTACCTAGGCGTCGAATTTGACAGCGCCAATGTTCTCGAAAGCGAAGAGCTGCGGGATGGCATCAAGGCTTATACCAACTGGCCGACCATTCCCCAGCTCTACGTGAAGGGCGAATTCATCGGCGGCGCCGACATCGCACGCGAAATGTTCCAGTCGGGCGAACTGAAGACCCAACTTGAGCAAGCCGGCATAGCCGTCAAGCAGAGCGCCTGA
- the purL gene encoding phosphoribosylformylglycinamidine synthase subunit PurL, whose protein sequence is MTLRTDIAITPELVANHGLKPDEYQKILDLIGREPTYTELGIFSAMWNEHCSYKSSKKWLRTLPTSGPRVIQGPGENAGVVDIGDGQAVVFKMESHNHPSFIEPYQGAATGVGGILRDVFTMGARPVAAMNALRFGAPEHEKTRHLVNGVVAGVGGYGNSFGVPTVGGEVEFDARYNGNNLVNAFAAGLADTDKIFYSKAEGVGLPVVYLGAKTGRDGVGGATMASAEFGDDIEEKRPTVQVGDPFTEKRLLEACLELMATGAVIAIQDMGAAGLTCSAVEMGAKGDLGIELDLDKVPVREAHMTAYEMMLSESQERMLMVLHPDKEAAARAVFEKWELDFATVGKTTDDLRFRVYWQGEEVANLPIKELGDEAPEYDRPWTEPKIPAALAHTDVPQMDVSEALIALIGGHHCSSRRWVYEQYDTLIQGNTMQRPGGDAGVIRVDGAETKGLAFTSDVNPRYCEANPFEGGKQAVAEAWRNLTATGAEPLAATDNLNFGNPERPEIMGQFVKAVEGIGEACRALDFPIVSGNVSLYNETNGRGILPTPTIGGVGLLPEWEKSVGIGFVAENQPILLIGGPAERGTHLGQSIYLRDLFDRRDGDAPHVDLAAERKAGDFVRKLIRSGVVTACHDLSDGGLGVALAEMAIAGGIGANVTDVEGNDPVLTFFGEDQGRYLLTLNLDPQGDAIADLWAEAESLGVYAPWIGTTGGSTLTLGAAQPVPLATLTQAHESWFPSYMNG, encoded by the coding sequence ATGACCCTTCGCACCGACATCGCCATTACGCCCGAACTCGTCGCCAATCACGGCCTCAAGCCGGATGAGTACCAGAAAATCCTCGACCTGATCGGGCGCGAGCCGACCTATACAGAACTCGGCATCTTCTCGGCCATGTGGAACGAACATTGCTCCTACAAGAGTTCCAAGAAGTGGCTACGCACCCTGCCGACCTCGGGCCCGCGCGTAATCCAGGGCCCAGGCGAGAATGCGGGCGTCGTCGATATTGGCGATGGCCAGGCCGTTGTCTTTAAGATGGAATCGCACAATCACCCCAGCTTCATCGAGCCCTATCAGGGCGCCGCGACCGGGGTGGGCGGTATCCTTCGTGACGTTTTCACCATGGGCGCTCGTCCCGTGGCAGCGATGAACGCGCTCCGCTTCGGCGCGCCCGAGCACGAAAAGACCCGTCACCTCGTCAATGGCGTAGTGGCCGGCGTGGGTGGCTACGGCAATTCCTTTGGCGTACCGACCGTCGGCGGCGAAGTCGAGTTCGACGCCCGCTATAACGGCAATAACCTCGTCAATGCCTTCGCGGCTGGCCTCGCCGATACCGACAAGATTTTTTATTCCAAGGCCGAAGGCGTCGGCCTGCCGGTTGTATATCTGGGCGCCAAAACCGGGCGCGATGGCGTGGGCGGCGCAACCATGGCCTCGGCAGAATTCGGCGACGACATCGAGGAAAAGCGCCCCACCGTGCAGGTCGGCGACCCTTTTACCGAGAAGCGTTTGCTTGAGGCTTGCCTGGAACTCATGGCCACCGGCGCCGTGATCGCCATTCAGGATATGGGCGCGGCAGGTCTCACCTGCTCCGCCGTCGAAATGGGCGCCAAGGGCGATCTCGGCATCGAACTCGACCTCGACAAGGTACCCGTGCGCGAAGCGCACATGACCGCCTACGAAATGATGCTGTCCGAAAGCCAGGAGCGCATGCTCATGGTGCTCCATCCGGACAAGGAAGCTGCAGCGCGCGCTGTGTTCGAAAAGTGGGAACTCGACTTCGCCACCGTCGGTAAGACCACCGACGATTTGCGCTTCCGCGTGTACTGGCAGGGCGAAGAAGTCGCCAACCTGCCGATCAAGGAGTTGGGCGACGAAGCGCCCGAATATGACCGTCCCTGGACCGAGCCCAAAATCCCGGCGGCTCTGGCCCATACCGACGTCCCGCAAATGGACGTCTCCGAAGCGCTGATTGCCTTGATCGGTGGCCATCACTGCTCGTCGCGCCGCTGGGTGTATGAGCAATATGACACCCTGATCCAGGGCAATACGATGCAACGCCCCGGCGGCGATGCGGGCGTCATCCGCGTCGACGGAGCTGAGACCAAGGGCCTGGCCTTCACCTCCGACGTCAATCCGCGCTATTGCGAAGCGAACCCATTCGAGGGTGGAAAGCAGGCGGTCGCCGAAGCCTGGCGCAATCTCACCGCGACCGGTGCGGAGCCGCTGGCGGCCACGGACAACCTCAATTTCGGCAATCCCGAGCGTCCTGAGATCATGGGACAGTTCGTCAAGGCCGTCGAAGGCATTGGCGAGGCCTGCCGCGCACTCGATTTTCCCATCGTCTCGGGCAATGTCAGCCTCTATAACGAAACCAATGGCCGCGGCATCCTGCCGACCCCCACGATCGGCGGCGTGGGTCTGCTGCCAGAATGGGAAAAGAGCGTCGGCATCGGATTTGTCGCCGAGAACCAGCCGATCCTCCTGATCGGCGGGCCTGCCGAGCGCGGCACCCATCTTGGCCAGTCCATCTATCTGCGCGATCTCTTTGACCGTCGCGATGGCGACGCGCCTCATGTCGACCTCGCTGCCGAGCGCAAGGCTGGCGACTTCGTTCGCAAACTTATCCGCTCGGGCGTCGTCACAGCCTGTCACGACCTGTCCGATGGCGGCCTGGGCGTCGCTTTGGCAGAAATGGCGATCGCCGGCGGCATTGGCGCCAACGTCACCGATGTCGAGGGCAATGATCCGGTTCTGACCTTCTTTGGCGAGGATCAGGGACGCTATCTTCTCACCCTCAATCTAGATCCTCAGGGCGACGCGATTGCAGACCTTTGGGCCGAGGCTGAGAGCCTGGGAGTTTATGCGCCTTGGATCGGCACGACGGGCGGCAGCACCCTGACGCTCGGGGCGGCGCAGCCTGTTCCTCTGGCCACTTTGACCCAGGCGCATGAGAGCTGGTTCCCCAGCTATATGAACGGCTGA
- a CDS encoding HAD family hydrolase codes for MSRALVFDVDGVLVHGYHARPELQQRWDENLLADLGVDPERFRTEFIFDIFIKKVVIGQMSLIEALDRRLPGLGFTGSSMVFAQYWLSHDSRLNTELLDAIRRLKDSSGIRLYIATNQDHMRAQWLWQTLRLSELFEDIFYSARAGVLKPHKDFFEFAQARMGPQSEPPLFFDDTPKVIDGARAFGWDAALFETQKDFLAHPWIAQKLAP; via the coding sequence GTGAGCCGGGCTCTCGTCTTTGATGTTGATGGCGTCCTGGTCCATGGCTACCACGCAAGACCTGAACTGCAGCAGCGCTGGGACGAAAACCTGCTGGCCGATCTGGGCGTCGACCCTGAGCGGTTTCGCACAGAGTTCATCTTCGACATTTTCATCAAGAAGGTCGTGATCGGCCAGATGTCCCTGATCGAGGCGCTGGACCGGCGTCTGCCGGGTCTGGGCTTTACAGGGTCGTCGATGGTCTTCGCGCAATATTGGCTGAGCCATGACAGCCGATTGAATACCGAGCTGCTGGACGCCATCCGGCGTCTCAAGGACAGCAGCGGTATCAGGCTCTACATCGCAACCAACCAGGATCACATGCGGGCGCAGTGGCTCTGGCAAACGCTACGCCTGTCGGAGCTGTTCGAGGACATTTTCTATTCGGCGCGCGCCGGCGTATTGAAGCCACACAAGGACTTTTTCGAGTTCGCTCAGGCCCGAATGGGGCCACAGAGTGAGCCGCCCCTGTTTTTCGACGACACACCCAAAGTCATCGACGGTGCCAGAGCCTTTGGTTGGGATGCGGCACTTTTCGAGACACAGAAGGACTTTCTCGCGCATCCCTGGATTGCTCAGAAACTGGCTCCGTAA
- the purQ gene encoding phosphoribosylformylglycinamidine synthase subunit PurQ, translated as MKAAVIVFPGLNRDRDMIAALSKIGGTNPAVVWHQDADIPDADLIVIPGGFSYGDYLRCGAIAARSPIMEKLRERAARGVKVLGVCNGFQILIEAGLLPGALMRNTSLKFVCREVKLEVVNAQTDFTRGYAKGQIIRCPVAHHDGNYFADSETLKRIEDNGQVAFRYAEGTNPNGSLNNIAGVFNEQKNVLGLMPHPENLIEAAHGGDDGRALFAAALQQVA; from the coding sequence ATGAAGGCCGCTGTCATCGTGTTTCCGGGACTCAATCGCGACCGCGACATGATCGCGGCGTTGAGCAAGATCGGGGGTACGAATCCCGCCGTCGTCTGGCACCAGGATGCCGACATTCCCGACGCCGATCTCATCGTCATCCCGGGAGGCTTCTCCTATGGCGATTACCTGCGGTGCGGAGCCATCGCGGCACGTTCGCCCATCATGGAAAAGCTGCGCGAACGCGCTGCACGTGGCGTCAAGGTCCTGGGTGTCTGCAACGGCTTCCAGATTCTCATAGAGGCCGGGCTGCTGCCGGGCGCGCTGATGCGAAATACCTCGCTGAAATTCGTGTGTCGCGAGGTAAAGCTTGAGGTCGTCAATGCGCAGACCGACTTCACCCGAGGCTATGCCAAGGGCCAGATCATTCGCTGCCCGGTTGCCCACCACGACGGCAATTATTTCGCCGATTCCGAAACCCTCAAGCGCATCGAGGACAATGGTCAGGTTGCCTTCCGCTACGCAGAGGGCACCAATCCCAACGGCTCGCTGAACAATATTGCCGGCGTCTTCAACGAGCAGAAGAATGTGCTGGGCCTCATGCCCCATCCCGAAAACCTGATCGAGGCCGCCCATGGCGGGGATGACGGGCGCGCCCTTTTCGCGGCCGCGCTGCAGCAGGTCGCATAA
- a CDS encoding acyltransferase family protein, translating to MAKGLSIFLVVIMYCASSVGEDTGQIGFLHWTIAFAMPFRMPEFFLLSGLFLGNVIARPWRAYADRRVVHYFYFYALWALIHILFKEALVGREPLGAATSLAWAVVSPYGVLWFIYMLGIMGLASKFLHDIKAPHLGLLAIAALLQMASIQTGSYLVDQFAAYFVYFYAGYVLAPQIFRLAAWAADHTTAALALLAAWALSNAVMVFSPGFHIDPVHIQMGWAALPGLHLIMALAGSLAIVIVASLLVKLPWMAWLKWLGSKSLVVYVAFVLPMGIARIALLRFGIDNPNIVSLITMVVAITSPLLLWWIVQRVGFGRFLFERPAWAHLPGTRREKPMAAVPAE from the coding sequence ATGGCCAAGGGCCTGTCCATATTTCTGGTCGTCATCATGTATTGCGCTTCCAGCGTGGGCGAGGACACCGGTCAGATCGGGTTCCTCCACTGGACGATCGCATTCGCCATGCCATTCCGCATGCCGGAGTTCTTCCTGCTCTCCGGCCTTTTCCTGGGCAACGTAATTGCTCGACCCTGGCGAGCCTATGCAGACCGAAGGGTCGTCCATTACTTTTACTTCTATGCTCTTTGGGCGCTGATCCACATTCTTTTCAAGGAAGCCCTTGTGGGGCGCGAACCTCTCGGCGCCGCTACTTCGCTGGCATGGGCGGTTGTGTCGCCGTATGGCGTTCTATGGTTCATCTACATGCTGGGCATTATGGGGCTGGCGAGCAAGTTCCTGCACGACATCAAGGCGCCACATCTGGGCTTGCTGGCCATTGCTGCCCTCTTGCAGATGGCAAGCATTCAGACTGGAAGCTACCTCGTCGATCAGTTCGCCGCATATTTCGTCTATTTCTATGCGGGCTACGTGTTGGCGCCGCAGATCTTCCGGCTAGCGGCCTGGGCAGCCGATCATACGACAGCAGCGCTCGCGCTTCTGGCCGCTTGGGCTTTGAGCAACGCCGTAATGGTGTTCAGCCCTGGCTTCCACATCGACCCCGTCCACATCCAGATGGGTTGGGCTGCCCTGCCGGGCCTGCATCTGATCATGGCGCTAGCCGGTTCACTCGCCATTGTCATTGTGGCTTCGCTTCTGGTGAAGCTGCCCTGGATGGCCTGGCTCAAATGGCTGGGTTCGAAATCTCTGGTCGTCTATGTAGCCTTCGTCCTGCCCATGGGCATTGCCCGCATCGCACTTCTGCGTTTTGGCATCGACAACCCGAACATTGTCAGTCTCATCACCATGGTCGTCGCCATCACTTCCCCGCTTCTCCTCTGGTGGATCGTGCAAAGGGTCGGATTTGGCCGGTTCCTGTTCGAACGCCCAGCATGGGCGCACCTGCCTGGTACTCGGCGCGAAAAGCCAATGGCTGCGGTGCCGGCTGAATAA
- the purC gene encoding phosphoribosylaminoimidazolesuccinocarboxamide synthase, which translates to MNRRRKIYEGKAKILFEGPEPGTLVQYFKDDATAGNGARHEVIDGKGVLNNRISEFIFSKLNDLGIPTHFLRRINMREQLIKEVEIIPLEIIVRNYAAGSLAKRLGLEPGTRLPRSIIEFCYKDDALGDPMVSEEHITAFGWANPAELDDIMSLAVRINDFLTGLFMGVGIQLVDFKIEVGRLYEGDLMRIVLADEISPDNCRLWDIKTRNKLDKDRFRENLGGLVESYREVAQRLGILVENDNALTTGPRLVQ; encoded by the coding sequence ATGAACCGTCGACGCAAAATCTATGAGGGCAAGGCCAAGATCCTGTTCGAGGGTCCCGAGCCGGGCACTTTGGTGCAATACTTCAAGGACGACGCCACTGCCGGAAACGGCGCGCGTCATGAAGTGATCGATGGCAAGGGCGTGCTGAACAACCGGATTTCCGAGTTTATCTTCTCCAAGCTCAACGATCTGGGAATTCCGACCCATTTCCTGCGCCGCATCAACATGCGCGAGCAGTTGATCAAGGAAGTCGAGATCATCCCGCTCGAGATCATCGTGCGCAATTATGCTGCCGGTTCTCTGGCAAAGCGTCTCGGCCTCGAACCCGGCACCCGCCTGCCCCGTTCGATCATCGAATTCTGCTACAAGGACGATGCACTGGGCGACCCCATGGTCTCCGAAGAACACATTACTGCCTTCGGCTGGGCCAACCCCGCCGAGCTCGACGACATCATGAGCCTGGCCGTCCGTATCAACGACTTTCTGACCGGCCTCTTCATGGGCGTCGGCATCCAGTTGGTGGACTTCAAGATCGAAGTTGGCCGGCTCTATGAAGGCGACCTCATGCGCATCGTGCTGGCCGACGAGATCAGCCCGGACAATTGCCGGTTGTGGGACATCAAGACGCGCAATAAGCTCGACAAGGACCGCTTCCGTGAGAACCTTGGCGGCCTGGTCGAAAGCTATCGCGAAGTGGCCCAGCGCCTCGGCATCCTAGTTGAAAACGACAATGCGCTGACCACCGGTCCGCGCCTTGTCCAGTAA